The genomic stretch GCGATTGGTCTTTTAAATACTGCGCTAAAATTTTAGCTGTTGTATATTGGTCTCCATACTCAACATCGTCTTCAATGTTAATTAACACTGCTTTGTCAGCTCCCATTGCGAGTGCTGTACGAAGCTCTTTTTCTGCTTCTTCACTTCCTACCGTTACAACCGTGATTTCTCCCCCGTGCTTATCTTTCAGCTGAATTGCTTCCTCTACTGCATATTCATCGTAAGGGTTAATAATAAACTCTGCTCCATCTTCTGCAATTTGACCGTTTTGTAAAGCGATTTTCTCCTCAGTATCGAATGTTCTTTTTAATAAAACATAAATATTCATTTATTTCCCCTCCTAAAGATAGTTACTTCCCAACAAACTTTGGCTCTCTTTTTTCAATAAAAGCCGTAACGCCTTCTTTTGCATCTTCTGTATTGAATACGCTTCCAAAAAGGTGCGCTTCTTTTTCTACACCCTCGTAATAACGGTTCGTTTTTGTATACTGTAGTAATTCAAGAGTTGCTTTTACAGAACTTGGGCTCTTTTTAGCAATAGCTTCTGCTATCGCTGTTACTTTTGAATGCAGTTCCTCCTCTTCGTAGGAAGCATTCGCTAGTCCAAGAGTTACCGCTTCCTTTCCCTTAATTGGTCTGCTTGTTAGCATCATTTCACATGCCTTAGCAGTTCCCACATAGCGTGGTAGTCGCTGGGTACCTGCAAATCCAGGAATGATTCCAAGCTGCAGTTCAGGTAGGCCAAGCTTTGCATCATGCGTAACAAATCGCATGTGGCAGCTCATTGCTAATTCTAACCCGCCGCCTAGAGCCGCTCCATGAATCATGGCAATAATAGGCTTTGAATAATTTTCAATATACTCGAATAAGTCTTGACCTTTTTTAGCTAAGTTTTCATATTGAGTGGACTGTTGTAAGGAAGTAAACTCTTTAATATCGGCTCCTGCACAGAAAAAGCGCCCTTCACCTTTTAGAATAATAGCTCGAGTTTCCTCAATTGTTTCGTACTTTTTTAATAGTTGTGAAAGCTCTTGTAATACGCCTTGAGACAACGCATTAGCAGGTGGGTTATTAAATGTAATAAACGTCATTCCTTGAATTGTTTCACTATACAAAGCGCTCAATTCTACTCACCTCTTGCTTCAATTTATGTAGAGCATGAGCTCTCCCCATTAAAGCGGAGAGCCACTGCATCCATTCATTAATAAATAGTGTACTTTTTTAGATAATTCGCTCAATTCGTAACGTTGATCATTCATCACCCATGTAGTGACCGTTTCATCAATTGTTCCAAATATCATTTGGCGTGCTAAACGAATATCCAAGTTTTCTGGAAACTCTCCTGTTTCAATTCCCTTTTGAAGAATGGTATCAATAACAGTAAGATAATCTTTTAATACATCATTAATTTTCAAACGAAGCTCTTTATTAGATTGTCTTAACTCTAACTGTGTGACAACTGCTAATGAATAATCGCTTGCTAAGAATGAGAAGTGTTTATCAATTAACATATACAGGCGTTCAGAAGCAGTGTTTACTTCAACGATTTCTTCCTGTATTTTTTCAATAAACTGCCCCATCTTTTCTTGAAATAAAGAAATTAATACGTCTTCTTTATTTTTAAAGTATAAATAAATCGTTCCATCAGCTACCCCTGCTTGTTTAGCAATCTTGGAAACCTGAGCATTATGGTAGCCGTTTTCAGCAATAACAATTACTGCTGCATCAATAATTTGCATGTACTTTGGCTTATTTCTTTTCAATCTAGATACGCTCCTTTAAAATATGAATGATGATTCATTCATATTTTTATAATAAAGAAATAAGATGATTCTGTCAATTGTGTTTTATAAAAAAAAGAGACGACGTTTATCACGTCGCCTTTTTTTGGCTTTCTTTTTCTTCCTCAACGAGTGCTCTCCTTAAAATCTTTCCGACTGCTGTTTTCGGAAGTTCTTTTCGAAACTCGTATACCCGAGGAACTTTATATGCCGCTAAATATTGACGTGAAAAAGTATTTAATTCTTCTTCTGTACATGATACACCATTTTTTAGAACAATGTAAGCTTTTACTGTTTCTCCTCTATATTCATCTGGAATCCCAACCACAACGACTTCTTGTACTTTAGGATGTTCATAGAGTATCTCCTCAATTTCACGAGGATAAATATTATATCCCCCTGCAATGATCATATCTTTTTTACGATCTACAATATAGAAGAACCCACTTTCATCCATATAACCAACATCACCTGTTTTCAGCCATCCATCTTGTAACACAGCTTCCGTTTCGTCAGGACGTTTCCAATATCCTTTCATAACCTGTGGACCTTTTACCACAATTTCACCAACTTCATTAATTGGCAAAGCTTCACCAGTTTCAAAAGAAACAATTTTGGCATCTGTATCTGGCCAAGGAACACCGACACTCCCTCTAATTCTCTTTGCCCAAACAAAATTAGAGTGTGTAACTGGAGAAGTTTCGGTTAAGCCGTAACCTTCTACTAACTTTCCTCCCGTTATTTCCTCAAATTTTTCCTGTACTTCAACAGGGAGAGGTGCAGAACCACTAATACATGAATCAATGGATGACAAATTATATTTGCTCAGATCTGGATGGTTTAATAACGCAATATAAATAGTTGGTGCACCTGGAAATAAGGTAGGCCGCTGCTTATGAATCGTTTTTAAAACACTTTCCGCATCAAATTTGGGTAATAAAATCATTTCATAACCTTCTAAAACAGATAAGATGAGTACGGTTGTTAAACCATATACGTGAAAGAACGGTAAAACTCCAAGAATCTTTTCCTGACCTTGTTTGCATCGATAAAGCCAATGAGAGCACATTGTTGCGTTCGCTACTAAATTTTTATGGGTAAGCATAACCCCTTTTGGAAATCCAGTTGTTCCACCAGTATATTGTAATAAGGCAATATCCGCATTAGAAGTAACGTCATATACAAAGATTTCAGATTCTCTTTTACGCTTCATAATAGTTGGGAATAGGTGCGTATCACCCATATGCTCAACTTGAACAGTGATGGTTTGCTGCTTTTTTTGTACATAAGGATATAATAGGTTTTTCGGGAATGGTAAGTAGTCTTTAATTGAAGTTGAAATAACGTGCTTAACTTTTGTTAACGCTTTCACTTTTGAAATGCGTGGATACAATAAATCTAAACCAATAATACATATTGCTTCTGAATCATTTAATTGATACTCTAATTCTCTTTCTGTGTACAACGGATTAGTTTCAACAACGATTCCTCCGGCTAAGAGAACCCCGTAAAAAGAAATAACAGCTTGAGGACAATTGGGCAGCATTATGGCGACTCGATCTCCGTGTTGGACACCTAGTTCCTTTAGGTATACAGCTAACGTAATGGCTTGCTCGTATAGTTCATGAAACGTGAGTCGTTTTCCTAAAAAATGCACAGCACATTTATGAGGATTCTTCTTAGCTGCTTCCTCAAAAAGCTGTGCTAATGTCTTTTCACTGTATGCAAGTGAATGAGGTACTTCAGGTGGATATTGAGAAACCCATGGCTTATCAAGCATACTGCTCCCTCCCTTTATTTTTAAAATTTTCTTTCTTCTTAAAGTATACTACTTTTGAACCAGCGGTTAGCATGACAAATAGTTATAAAAAAAGAGAAGAGGTTTTCACTCTTCTCTTCTCTAACTAACTCATGAAAAAAACAACAAATATATAAGGCCAATCACCATAAACAATCCACATAGTCCAATCAATACTTTTGCCAATAGTTCCATGTCTCTGCTCCCCTATCCAATTCCTGCACCAATGACAAACGACATGCCAACAGAAATAATCAATGAAATCAAGCCGACTGCGCGATTATCCTTTTCAATCTCGTCGTCGATTCGAAACTTTGGTGTTAAAAACTCAAAGATAAAGTAGCTGATTAACAAAAGAACAAATCCATAAATTCCCCAACCCAGCATTGTAAATAAATTATCATTATGCTCAATAGAGTATTTAAAAATATTGGCTAATCCAAATATTTTACCTCCTGTAGCCATGGCAACTGCAAGATTTCCCTTTTGAATCTCTTCCCAATTTTTATACTTTGTTACGAGTTCAAAAATCGCTAAAAATACAACGATACTTAATATAACAACGCTGTAGTAAGCAGCTGATTCCACGTACGGATCTTTCCAAAAATTATCCATTCCTTGCAGCTCTCCTCCCCCTCATTTTCTCTATTACTTAAATTCTACGACAGTAACACCTGTCCCTCCTTCACCAGCTTCGCCAAATCGAGCTGATTTAACCGAACGATGGTTCTTCAAGTATTCTTGCACACCTTTTCGTAAAGCACCAGTTCCTTTTCCATGAATAATAGATACGCGTGGATACCCTGCAAGAAGCGCATCATCTAAATATTTTTCAACTCGACTAAGTGCATTTTCAAATCTTTCTCCTCGAAGATCTAATTCTAAGCTAACGTGATAGTCTTTACCTTTTACCGTTGCAAGAGGCTTTGTTTCAACAGGTTTTGGTGAGTTAATATACTCTAAATCTTTTTCTTTTACTTTCATTTTCATAATGCCCATCTGAACTTGCCACTCATTACTCCCCGTACGCTCAATTAATGTGCCTTTTTGTCCCCATGTTAATACTTTTACTTCATCTCCTGACGACAGAACTCGTTCTTGCTTTTGAGGTTTAGAAACTTTCTTTTTACTCTTCTCCAATGTAGGGACTGCATCTTCTAGACGCTTTCTTGCTTCAATGAGCTCGTGCTCTTTAATCGATGCCTGCTGATTTTTTTGCATTTGTCGTAAATCTCGGATAATGTTTTCTGCTTCTTGTGATGCTTCCTTAATTGTATCTTCAGCTTTTTTTTCTGCTTTTTCATAGAGCTTATCACGCTGTTCATTAAATTCAATGATTTGACGCTGAAGCTCTTGATGAAGCTTTTCAGATTCCTTACGTAACATTTCCGCTTCAACTAGCTCAGCTTCTGATTTACGTCTGCTCTCTTCAAGAGCCGCAATCATGTTTTCTACTTTATTTGTCTCAGAACCAATATAACTCTTAGCATGATCGATGACTTTATCTTCTAGCCCTAGTCGCTTGGAAATTTCGAATGCATTACTTCGTCCTGGTACACCAATTAACAGCTTATAAGTTGGACTCAACGTTTCAATATCAAACTCCACGCTCGCATTTACAACACCAGCCCGGTTATATCCATACGCCTTTAATTCTGGATAGTGAGTGGTTGCAACCACTCTTGCACCGCATCCATATACTTCATCCAAAATCGAAATAGCTAGAGCTGCTCCTTCTTGAGGGTCTGTACCCGCTCCCAGCTCATCAAATAAAACAAGACTTTCGCTATCTACTTTCTTTAAAATATCTACTATATTAACCATATGAGAAGAGAACGTACTTAAACTTTGTTCAATTGATTGCTCATCTCCAATGTCAGCAAATACGTTTTTAAACACTGCCATCTCTGAACCGTCTAGCGCTGGAACTTGAAGACCTGCTTGAGCCATTAATGTAAATAAACCAATTGTTTTTAGCGTAACGGTTTTACCACCTGTATTAGGACCAGTGATAACAATTGACGTATAGTCATTACCAAGCTCAATGTCATTGGCTACCACTTCATCCTGTGAAATCAAAGGATGCTTCGCTTTAAATAGCTTAATGTAACCTCGGTCATTCATTTTTGGCTTTGAAGCTTTTAATTCATGACTATAACGGCCTTTAGCAAACATAAAATCTAATTCACCAAGCAAATAAACATTTTGTCTCAGCTCATTTGCTACTTCTGCTACTTGAGTCGTGAGTTCAATCAAAATCTTCTCGATTTCTTGCTTTTCTTTCATTTTTGCTTCTTGCAATTCATTATTTAACGTAACAATTGCTTGCGGTTCAATAAATAGTGTTGCACCTGAAGATGATTGATCGTGAACGATACCCCCGTAAGCACTTCGATACTCTTGTTTTACCGGAATAACAAATCGGTCATTTCGAATTGTTACAACCGTATCTGAGAGCATTTTTTGAGCAGAAGATGAGCGAACTAAGCTCTCTAGCTTTTGGCGAATACGTGATTCAGTCGAACGAAGTTTTTGACGAATACCTCTCAGCTGTTCGCTAGCACCATCTAGAACTGTTCCATTTTCATCGATACTCATCTTAACTGCTTGCTCTACTTCTGGGAGCGATATTAACTTTTCAATATGTTCTTGAATAATTGGAATTTGAACGTCTTCGTCTTCCGCTAACTGTTCAATAAATTGTCTTAATTGTCTCGCTGCATAAATTGTACCTGCAATATCTAAAAGCTCATTTGGACTTAATGTTCCTCCAATTTCAGCTCGTTTTACGCTTTGTCTCACATCCGAAATTCCTCCCAAAGGGGCATGTCCACGAAGCCTTAGAACCGTTGTTGCTTCATCTGTAGCATCCTGCCATTTTAACACCTGTTCATAGTCTGTAGATGGAACAAGCTGTTCTACTTTTTCTCTTCCTAGAGATGAGGCAACTTTTGTAGCTAGCTGTTCTTTTACTTTATTAAATTCAAGCACTTGAAAGATCCTTGGTTGCAAAATAAATTCCTCCTGATAATTATTACTCTTTATGGCGATTTAAAAATATCTTTAACTCATCTAAATTATACGTATTCAATACTGTTTCAGGCTTTAACCATCCCTTTACGCCAGTTGATACACCAACCTTCATGTCTTCTAACATCTCAAGGTTGTGAGCATCTGTATTAATAGCGATTTTCACCCCTGCTTCTTGTGCTTTTTTAATATGTTCTGCTGCTAAATCTAAGCGATTCGGGTTTGCATTTAACTCAAGCGCAGTATTGGTTTCTTTAGCAAGTGAGATTAACAAATCAATGTCCACATCATATCCTTCTCTTCGACCAATTAAGCGGCCGGTTGGATGTGCAATTAAATCTACATGTTGATTTGTTAATGCATTTTTCAAACGCATCATAATTTCTTCACGTGATTGTGAAAAGCTTGAATGGATAGACGCAATGACAAAGTCCATTTCCGCTAATAAATCGTCTTCATAATCAAGCGTCCCATCTGGTAAAATGTCCATTTCAATTCCTGCTAGAATTGTAAAATCAGTATATTTTTCATTTAACCTCTTTACTTCTTCTCGTTGCTTGCGAATACGTTCTGGTGTTAATCCATTAGCTACTTTTAAATACTGTGAGTGATCGGTAATAGCCATATATTCATAGCCTTTTGCTCGACACGCTTCAGCCATTTCTTCAAGCGAGTAACCTCCATCACTCCAAGTTGAGTGCATATGTAAGTCACCTTTAATATCCTCATGCTTTAAGAGCTCTTGGTTCTTTATAAACACATCTACTTCACGTCCATCTTCTCTCACCTCGGGTGGAATGAATGCTAGTCCAAAATGGTGATAGAACGCTTCTTCTGTTTCAAATGTTTGAAGTTCACCTGTTTCTACGTTTTCCACACCGTACTCACTAATCTTCTCACCGTTTTCTTTGGCTAATTGACGCATGCGAACATTATGATCTTTAGAACCCGTGAAATGATGAAGCGTTGTAACAAAAGCTTCATCTTGGACAAGACGGAAGTCAACAGATACATCATAATCATAGCCTAGCGTAACAGAAACTTTTGTATCTCCATTTGAAATGACATCTTTAACAAGTGGTAGTGATACAAGCTGTTCTCGAACAGCTGCTGGGTTTTCCGTTGAAATGATAAAATCCAAATCTTTTACCGTTTCTTTCATTCGTCTAATACTTCCAGCTTGTGAATATCGAATAATATCTGTCATCGCTTCTAGTTGGCCTAGAATTTCTTCAGCAATTGGCAGCATGAATGCAAGTGGTAAACGCTCTGGTCTTTTTCCATATTCCGCGATTGCAGCTAAAATCTTTTCTTCCGTTTTCTTACCAAAGCCGGCTAATCCCTGAACTTTTTCATTACGGCAAGCTTCTTCTAATGAAATGATGTCCACAATGTCTAGCTCTTTATATAACTTCGCAATCTTTTTCCCACCTAATCCAGGAAGTTTCAAAAGTGGCACTAGTCCTTCGGGAACCTCTGTTTTCAAGTCGTC from Bacillus sp. 1780r2a1 encodes the following:
- a CDS encoding enoyl-CoA hydratase, whose amino-acid sequence is MTFITFNNPPANALSQGVLQELSQLLKKYETIEETRAIILKGEGRFFCAGADIKEFTSLQQSTQYENLAKKGQDLFEYIENYSKPIIAMIHGAALGGGLELAMSCHMRFVTHDAKLGLPELQLGIIPGFAGTQRLPRYVGTAKACEMMLTSRPIKGKEAVTLGLANASYEEEELHSKVTAIAEAIAKKSPSSVKATLELLQYTKTNRYYEGVEKEAHLFGSVFNTEDAKEGVTAFIEKREPKFVGK
- a CDS encoding TetR family transcriptional regulator, with translation MKRNKPKYMQIIDAAVIVIAENGYHNAQVSKIAKQAGVADGTIYLYFKNKEDVLISLFQEKMGQFIEKIQEEIVEVNTASERLYMLIDKHFSFLASDYSLAVVTQLELRQSNKELRLKINDVLKDYLTVIDTILQKGIETGEFPENLDIRLARQMIFGTIDETVTTWVMNDQRYELSELSKKVHYLLMNGCSGSPL
- a CDS encoding long-chain-fatty-acid--CoA ligase; this encodes MLDKPWVSQYPPEVPHSLAYSEKTLAQLFEEAAKKNPHKCAVHFLGKRLTFHELYEQAITLAVYLKELGVQHGDRVAIMLPNCPQAVISFYGVLLAGGIVVETNPLYTERELEYQLNDSEAICIIGLDLLYPRISKVKALTKVKHVISTSIKDYLPFPKNLLYPYVQKKQQTITVQVEHMGDTHLFPTIMKRKRESEIFVYDVTSNADIALLQYTGGTTGFPKGVMLTHKNLVANATMCSHWLYRCKQGQEKILGVLPFFHVYGLTTVLILSVLEGYEMILLPKFDAESVLKTIHKQRPTLFPGAPTIYIALLNHPDLSKYNLSSIDSCISGSAPLPVEVQEKFEEITGGKLVEGYGLTETSPVTHSNFVWAKRIRGSVGVPWPDTDAKIVSFETGEALPINEVGEIVVKGPQVMKGYWKRPDETEAVLQDGWLKTGDVGYMDESGFFYIVDRKKDMIIAGGYNIYPREIEEILYEHPKVQEVVVVGIPDEYRGETVKAYIVLKNGVSCTEEELNTFSRQYLAAYKVPRVYEFRKELPKTAVGKILRRALVEEEKESQKKAT
- a CDS encoding DUF350 domain-containing protein, giving the protein MDNFWKDPYVESAAYYSVVILSIVVFLAIFELVTKYKNWEEIQKGNLAVAMATGGKIFGLANIFKYSIEHNDNLFTMLGWGIYGFVLLLISYFIFEFLTPKFRIDDEIEKDNRAVGLISLIISVGMSFVIGAGIG
- a CDS encoding endonuclease MutS2: MQPRIFQVLEFNKVKEQLATKVASSLGREKVEQLVPSTDYEQVLKWQDATDEATTVLRLRGHAPLGGISDVRQSVKRAEIGGTLSPNELLDIAGTIYAARQLRQFIEQLAEDEDVQIPIIQEHIEKLISLPEVEQAVKMSIDENGTVLDGASEQLRGIRQKLRSTESRIRQKLESLVRSSSAQKMLSDTVVTIRNDRFVIPVKQEYRSAYGGIVHDQSSSGATLFIEPQAIVTLNNELQEAKMKEKQEIEKILIELTTQVAEVANELRQNVYLLGELDFMFAKGRYSHELKASKPKMNDRGYIKLFKAKHPLISQDEVVANDIELGNDYTSIVITGPNTGGKTVTLKTIGLFTLMAQAGLQVPALDGSEMAVFKNVFADIGDEQSIEQSLSTFSSHMVNIVDILKKVDSESLVLFDELGAGTDPQEGAALAISILDEVYGCGARVVATTHYPELKAYGYNRAGVVNASVEFDIETLSPTYKLLIGVPGRSNAFEISKRLGLEDKVIDHAKSYIGSETNKVENMIAALEESRRKSEAELVEAEMLRKESEKLHQELQRQIIEFNEQRDKLYEKAEKKAEDTIKEASQEAENIIRDLRQMQKNQQASIKEHELIEARKRLEDAVPTLEKSKKKVSKPQKQERVLSSGDEVKVLTWGQKGTLIERTGSNEWQVQMGIMKMKVKEKDLEYINSPKPVETKPLATVKGKDYHVSLELDLRGERFENALSRVEKYLDDALLAGYPRVSIIHGKGTGALRKGVQEYLKNHRSVKSARFGEAGEGGTGVTVVEFK
- the polX gene encoding DNA polymerase/3'-5' exonuclease PolX translates to MNKKDVIKLLETIAIYMELKGDNPFKISAFRKAAAALESDERSLSDIGDVTALQGIGKGTATVIEEFRETGQSSVLDDLKTEVPEGLVPLLKLPGLGGKKIAKLYKELDIVDIISLEEACRNEKVQGLAGFGKKTEEKILAAIAEYGKRPERLPLAFMLPIAEEILGQLEAMTDIIRYSQAGSIRRMKETVKDLDFIISTENPAAVREQLVSLPLVKDVISNGDTKVSVTLGYDYDVSVDFRLVQDEAFVTTLHHFTGSKDHNVRMRQLAKENGEKISEYGVENVETGELQTFETEEAFYHHFGLAFIPPEVREDGREVDVFIKNQELLKHEDIKGDLHMHSTWSDGGYSLEEMAEACRAKGYEYMAITDHSQYLKVANGLTPERIRKQREEVKRLNEKYTDFTILAGIEMDILPDGTLDYEDDLLAEMDFVIASIHSSFSQSREEIMMRLKNALTNQHVDLIAHPTGRLIGRREGYDVDIDLLISLAKETNTALELNANPNRLDLAAEHIKKAQEAGVKIAINTDAHNLEMLEDMKVGVSTGVKGWLKPETVLNTYNLDELKIFLNRHKE